A genome region from Arachis duranensis cultivar V14167 chromosome 8, aradu.V14167.gnm2.J7QH, whole genome shotgun sequence includes the following:
- the LOC107461822 gene encoding peroxidase 44-like has protein sequence MQFTIIVVILFFIVPLALADLSVGFYSSSCPKAEAIVRKVVQRNYLYIDRSIAGGLLRLHFHDCFVRGCDASILIDPTEDNESEKDAEANETVRGFEIIDKAKKKLEKVCPSTVSCADIIALAARDAVSITGGPWYAVPTGRRDGFVSNPSNAEILPGPSSTVSHALQIFTSKGMTLSEMVTLMGAHTIGYAHCGFFRKRLEGRDSTMDPSLNEKLVRLCGNSSSSNNNPTTFLDQNTSFVFDNQFYEEIVNKRGVLFIDQQLALDSSTKGLVSKFATDAESFRRSFVNAIVKMGSIGVLVGDDGEIRTRCWDYNNNNNSDP, from the exons ATGCAGTTCACGATAATTGTAGTAATCTTGTTCTTTATCGTTCCCTTGGCATTGGCTGATCTAAGCGTTGGTTTCTATAGTTCAAGCTGCCCAAAAGCAGAAGCCATTGTACGAAAAGTTGTTCAAAGGAACTACTTGTACATTGATAGATCCATCGCCGGAGGCTTGCTTCGCTTGCACTTTCATGATTGTTTCGTTCGA GGTTGCGATGCCTCCATATTAATAGACCCAACAGAGGACAACGAATCTGAGAAAGATGCAGAAGCAAACGAAACCGTTAGGGGTTTCGAGATCATCGACAAGGCCAAGAAGAAGCTAGAAAAAGTGTGCCCTTCAACAGTTTCCTGTGCAGACATCATTGCGCTGGCAGCAAGAGACGCCGTCTCCATCACCGGAGGACCATGGTACGCCGTTCCCACCGGCAGACGCGACGGGTTTGTCTCGAATCCTTCAAACGCAGAGATCCTTCCAGGACCAAGTTCAACGGTGTCACATGCCCTTCAAATCTTTACATCAAAAGGCATGACACTTAGCGAAATGGTAACCCTTATGGGAGCACACACCATTGGTTATGCTCATTGTGGTTTCTTCAGGAAAAGGCTTGAAGGTAGAGACTCAACAATGGATCCTTCTCTGAACGAGAAGCTTGTGAGGCTTTGTGggaatagtagtagtagtaataacAACCCTACGACGTTTTTGGATCAGAACACTTCTTTTGTGTTTGACAATCAATTTTATGAAGAGATCGTTAACAAGAGAGGGGTGCTTTTCATTGACCAGCAGTTGGCTCTGGATTCTTCGACTAAAGGGTTGGTCTCCAAGTTCGCCACAGATGCTGAGAGCTTTCGACGAAGCTTTGTGAATGCTATTGTCAAGATGGGAAGCATTGGTGTTTTGGTTGGAGATGATGGCGAGATTAGAACTCGTTGCTGggattacaataataataataatagtgatCCTTAA